A single genomic interval of Hafnia alvei harbors:
- a CDS encoding phage holin family protein yields MIINTLLLNINAIVCFLTALRMMTFQRKDSDHNWVGSVFAYVLIVACAAVTIRIITGDIIKINPAETLINITLCVSLFLSRGNVMHFFKRRGNRANQ; encoded by the coding sequence ATGATAATTAACACCTTGTTATTAAACATTAACGCGATTGTTTGTTTTCTTACAGCCTTGCGGATGATGACTTTTCAACGTAAAGACAGCGATCATAATTGGGTTGGATCTGTATTTGCGTATGTTCTTATCGTTGCGTGTGCTGCTGTGACGATACGAATTATTACGGGCGACATTATTAAGATAAATCCAGCGGAAACTCTTATTAATATCACGCTATGCGTTTCCTTATTTTTATCACGTGGAAACGTGATGCATTTTTTTAAAAGGAGAGGTAATCGTGCAAATCAGTGA
- the glnH gene encoding glutamine ABC transporter substrate-binding protein GlnH, with translation MKSVIKASVAALALAFAMSSHAAEKQLIVATDTAFVPFEFKQGDKYVGFDIDLWDAIAKQLNLSYTLKPMDFSGIIPGLQTRNVDLALAGISITDERKKAIDFSDGYYNSGLLVMVKKDNNDVKSVKDLNGKVVAVKSGTAGVDYAKANIKTKDLRQFPNIDNAYLELGTGNADAVLHDTPNILYFIKTAGHGQFKAVGDSLEAQQYGIAFPKGSDLREKVNGALKTLRDNGTYNEIYKKWFGVEPK, from the coding sequence ATGAAATCTGTAATTAAAGCATCTGTAGCCGCTCTCGCTTTAGCTTTTGCCATGAGCTCTCATGCCGCTGAGAAACAGCTTATCGTGGCTACCGATACCGCATTTGTTCCTTTTGAATTCAAGCAGGGTGACAAATACGTTGGTTTCGACATCGATTTATGGGATGCGATTGCTAAACAGCTGAACCTGTCTTATACCCTCAAGCCAATGGATTTCAGCGGGATTATTCCTGGCCTGCAAACTCGTAACGTTGATTTGGCGTTAGCGGGGATCAGCATCACCGACGAACGTAAAAAAGCGATCGACTTCTCCGATGGCTATTACAACAGCGGCCTGCTGGTTATGGTGAAAAAAGATAACAACGACGTAAAAAGCGTGAAAGATCTGAACGGAAAAGTCGTCGCGGTTAAAAGCGGAACCGCAGGTGTTGATTACGCGAAAGCCAACATCAAAACCAAAGACCTACGCCAGTTCCCAAATATCGACAACGCCTATCTTGAGTTAGGCACCGGTAACGCAGACGCCGTGCTGCACGACACCCCAAACATTCTGTACTTCATCAAAACCGCGGGTCATGGCCAATTCAAAGCCGTCGGTGATTCTTTAGAAGCCCAGCAATACGGCATCGCTTTCCCTAAAGGCAGCGATTTACGTGAAAAGGTCAACGGCGCACTAAAAACGCTGCGTGACAACGGTACCTACAATGAAATCTACAAAAAATGGTTTGGCGTAGAACCTAAATAA
- a CDS encoding lysozyme: MQISENGINLIKQYEGCRLTAYQDCIGVWTIGYGWTQPIGGKSIAKGMVISQQKADALLMQGIEQSENCVNNVVHHSINQHQFDALVDFAYNLGVNALKGSTLLKKINVGDYIGAANEFQKWNKASGKELAGLTRRRGAEKSLFLS, encoded by the coding sequence GTGCAAATCAGTGAAAATGGCATCAACCTCATTAAACAATATGAGGGATGTCGATTAACGGCCTATCAAGATTGTATTGGTGTATGGACTATCGGCTATGGGTGGACTCAGCCGATAGGCGGCAAGAGCATCGCTAAAGGGATGGTTATTAGTCAACAGAAAGCGGATGCTTTATTAATGCAGGGCATTGAACAGTCAGAAAATTGTGTGAATAACGTGGTACATCATTCAATCAATCAGCATCAATTTGATGCTCTGGTCGATTTTGCTTACAACCTAGGCGTTAATGCATTAAAGGGCTCGACTTTGCTAAAAAAAATTAACGTTGGTGATTATATTGGTGCAGCTAACGAATTTCAGAAATGGAATAAAGCTAGCGGTAAAGAGCTCGCAGGACTGACTCGGCGGCGTGGGGCAGAGAAATCTCTGTTCCTGTCATGA
- a CDS encoding lysis protein produces the protein MTNRLQTINAKLKEISQVAEQQKVALGNIQRQRMQASELDNKVTLELNYAKNEIEHLRTDLGNNVKRLRVNAHCPTLSEATTTTRKSDAAGARLDVSAERDYLSLRERIRVTNTMIEGLQDDINHQCLQ, from the coding sequence ATGACAAATCGGCTGCAAACAATTAACGCTAAACTGAAAGAAATAAGCCAAGTGGCCGAACAACAAAAAGTTGCTCTTGGTAATATTCAGCGTCAACGTATGCAGGCCAGCGAACTTGATAATAAAGTAACTCTGGAGCTGAATTATGCAAAAAACGAAATTGAGCATCTTCGCACTGACCTTGGGAATAATGTTAAACGGCTGCGCGTCAACGCCCATTGCCCAACGTTGTCCGAAGCCACCACCACCACCCGCAAGTCTGATGCAGCCGGCGCCAGACTTGATGTCTCCGCTGAACGGGATTATCTCAGTCTCAGAGAGCGGATCAGGGTGACAAATACCATGATTGAAGGGCTGCAGGATGACATTAACCATCAGTGCTTACAATAA
- a CDS encoding universal stress protein, which produces MDYAYKVILVPVDIEEPKLTEGALHHAAHLAKVSHAKIRLMNVRPSIPTYYMGEHPQQLMKIQDDATNKVHKELEALGASLDLSSDQVSVMVTWGSIYDEILKEAEACKADLIVVGSRRPSMSTYLIGSNAARVVRHAKTSVLVVR; this is translated from the coding sequence ATGGATTACGCCTATAAAGTTATTCTGGTTCCTGTTGATATTGAAGAACCGAAGCTTACCGAAGGAGCGCTTCACCATGCGGCTCATTTGGCCAAAGTATCACATGCAAAAATTCGCTTGATGAACGTACGTCCCTCCATCCCGACGTATTATATGGGCGAGCATCCTCAGCAATTAATGAAAATTCAAGATGACGCCACGAATAAAGTGCATAAAGAGTTAGAAGCACTAGGGGCCTCCCTTGATTTGTCGTCAGATCAGGTTTCGGTTATGGTGACGTGGGGCTCGATTTACGATGAAATTTTGAAAGAGGCTGAGGCGTGCAAGGCAGATTTAATTGTTGTGGGTTCTCGTCGTCCAAGCATGTCTACCTATTTAATTGGTTCTAATGCAGCGCGTGTTGTGCGACATGCTAAGACCTCGGTGCTTGTCGTTCGCTAG
- the fruA gene encoding PTS fructose transporter subunit IIBC yields MKTLLLTEGAQGQARSYLAKRMLESVVAKQDITLVEAAQDAELIVVIGDEQPQDATLNGKRLFVGSAEKAIREPEAFLAQAKAEAQPYQFADTAVAAPAKGQMRVVAVTACPTGVAHTFMAAEAIEAEAKKRGWWVKVETRGSVGAGNEITPEEVAAADLVIVAADIEVDLNKFSGKPMYRTSTGLALKKTAQELDKALVESETFTAMKSTSSTSGKKKESAGAYRHLLTGVSYMLPMVVAGGLCIALSFVFGIEAFKQQGTLAAALMQIGGGSAFALMVPVLAGYIAFSIADRPGLTPGLIGGMLAVSTGAGFLGGIIAGFLAGYVAKAISSKLHLPQSMEALKPILIIPLVASLITGLAMIYIVGKPVAAIMEGLTHWLQAMGTANAVILGAILGAMMCTDMGGPVNKAAYAFGVALLSTQTYAPMAAIMAAGMVPPLAMGFATLVARNKFAQSEREGGKAALVLGLCFISEGAIPFAARDPMRVLPCCIAGGALTGALSMFFGAKLMAPHGGLFVLLIPGAITPVIQYLIAIVAGTLLAGGLYALLKRPDVEIAEEKLA; encoded by the coding sequence ATGAAAACCTTATTGTTAACCGAAGGCGCTCAGGGACAGGCTCGTAGCTATCTCGCTAAGCGCATGCTGGAAAGTGTTGTAGCAAAACAGGATATCACGCTGGTTGAGGCGGCTCAGGATGCCGAGCTGATTGTTGTTATCGGTGATGAACAGCCTCAGGACGCGACGTTAAACGGCAAACGCCTGTTTGTCGGCAGCGCAGAAAAAGCGATTCGTGAACCCGAAGCGTTCTTGGCTCAGGCAAAAGCAGAAGCTCAGCCTTACCAGTTTGCTGACACGGCGGTTGCTGCTCCAGCCAAAGGCCAAATGCGAGTGGTGGCGGTAACGGCATGTCCAACCGGCGTCGCTCATACCTTTATGGCTGCTGAAGCCATTGAAGCTGAAGCCAAAAAACGCGGTTGGTGGGTGAAAGTCGAAACGCGCGGTTCCGTGGGCGCAGGTAACGAAATCACACCAGAAGAAGTTGCCGCTGCGGATCTGGTGATTGTGGCTGCGGATATTGAAGTTGACCTGAACAAGTTTTCTGGCAAACCGATGTACCGCACGTCTACCGGCTTAGCGTTGAAGAAAACCGCGCAGGAGTTGGATAAAGCGCTGGTGGAGTCTGAAACCTTTACGGCGATGAAATCGACCTCGTCGACGTCTGGCAAGAAGAAAGAAAGCGCGGGGGCATATCGTCATTTGCTGACCGGTGTTTCCTATATGCTGCCAATGGTCGTGGCCGGTGGTTTGTGTATCGCGCTGTCGTTCGTGTTCGGTATTGAAGCGTTTAAACAGCAGGGCACGTTGGCTGCTGCGTTGATGCAGATCGGTGGTGGTTCAGCCTTCGCACTGATGGTGCCGGTGTTAGCGGGTTACATTGCATTCTCCATTGCTGACCGTCCGGGCTTAACGCCGGGCCTGATTGGCGGGATGTTGGCGGTAAGCACCGGTGCAGGATTCTTAGGCGGTATTATTGCCGGTTTCTTGGCGGGCTATGTGGCGAAAGCGATCAGCTCCAAATTGCATTTACCGCAAAGTATGGAAGCGCTGAAGCCGATCCTGATCATTCCATTGGTTGCGAGCTTGATCACCGGCTTGGCGATGATTTACATCGTTGGTAAACCAGTTGCCGCCATTATGGAAGGTCTGACACATTGGCTACAGGCGATGGGTACGGCTAACGCAGTGATCTTGGGTGCTATTTTAGGCGCGATGATGTGTACCGATATGGGTGGTCCGGTGAACAAAGCGGCTTATGCCTTTGGCGTAGCGCTGCTGAGTACTCAGACCTATGCACCGATGGCGGCGATTATGGCCGCAGGTATGGTGCCTCCGTTGGCGATGGGCTTTGCGACGTTGGTAGCACGTAATAAGTTTGCCCAAAGCGAACGCGAAGGTGGCAAAGCAGCGCTGGTTCTGGGGCTGTGCTTTATCTCCGAAGGGGCAATTCCGTTTGCTGCGCGTGACCCAATGCGTGTTCTGCCTTGCTGTATCGCCGGCGGTGCGTTGACTGGTGCGTTGTCGATGTTCTTTGGGGCTAAACTGATGGCTCCACACGGCGGCCTGTTCGTATTGCTTATTCCTGGCGCAATCACCCCGGTTATTCAATATCTGATTGCGATTGTGGCCGGTACGCTTCTGGCTGGTGGTTTGTACGCGCTGTTGAAACGTCCAGACGTGGAAATTGCGGAAGAGAAGTTAGCGTAA
- the fruK gene encoding 1-phosphofructokinase, with protein sequence MSRRVATITLNPAYDLVGYCAEIERGEVNRVQTAGLHAAGKGINVAKVLKDLGIDVTVGGFLGKENQDGFQQLFSELGIANRFQVVAGRTRINVKLTEKDGEVSDFNFSGFEVTKQDWERFVNDSLSWLGQFDMVCVSGSLPAGVDPDDFTDWMRRLRSQCPCIIFDSSREALVAGLKAAPWLVKPNRRELEIWAGRELPTLDDVVGAAHALRDQGIAHVVISLGAEGALWVNASGAWLAKPPACEVVSTVGAGDSMVGGLIYGLMMRESSDHTLRLATAVAALAVSQSNVGISERTQLAAMMARVDLKPFN encoded by the coding sequence ATGAGCAGAAGAGTAGCAACAATTACACTGAATCCGGCCTATGACTTGGTTGGCTATTGTGCGGAAATTGAACGTGGCGAAGTCAACCGCGTTCAGACCGCCGGTCTGCATGCCGCAGGTAAAGGCATTAACGTTGCCAAAGTGCTGAAAGACCTCGGTATTGACGTGACCGTAGGCGGTTTCCTTGGCAAAGAGAACCAAGACGGATTTCAGCAGTTGTTCAGTGAACTGGGCATCGCCAACCGTTTTCAGGTCGTTGCGGGCCGTACACGTATCAACGTGAAGCTAACCGAAAAAGACGGCGAAGTTTCCGACTTTAACTTCTCCGGTTTTGAAGTGACCAAGCAGGACTGGGAGCGTTTTGTTAACGATTCCCTAAGCTGGCTGGGGCAGTTCGATATGGTATGTGTCAGCGGCAGCCTACCGGCTGGCGTTGATCCAGATGACTTCACTGATTGGATGCGTCGTCTGCGTAGCCAATGCCCGTGCATCATTTTTGATAGCAGCCGTGAAGCGCTGGTTGCAGGGCTAAAAGCCGCGCCTTGGTTAGTGAAACCTAACCGCCGTGAATTAGAGATCTGGGCTGGCCGTGAATTGCCAACGCTGGATGATGTGGTGGGTGCCGCTCATGCCCTACGCGATCAGGGTATTGCCCACGTGGTGATTTCGCTCGGTGCTGAAGGCGCGCTGTGGGTTAACGCATCAGGCGCATGGCTGGCTAAACCACCAGCCTGTGAAGTTGTTAGCACGGTCGGTGCCGGTGACTCCATGGTTGGCGGGTTGATCTATGGTCTGATGATGCGCGAATCCAGCGATCATACGCTGCGCTTGGCAACGGCGGTGGCTGCACTGGCCGTAAGCCAAAGCAACGTCGGCATTTCCGAACGTACCCAGTTGGCCGCCATGATGGCGCGTGTTGACCTGAAGCCTTTTAATTAA
- a CDS encoding NUDIX hydrolase: MTVKVGVGVIIANPQGQILLGKRCGSHAPFWSIPGGHLEEGETFEQAAIREVEEETGLIVAEPRLIGVTNNLGTWIDEGVHNISMIMVATYMRGEPQLREPEKCEQWRWCNPQRMPEPCFEACRNGVQLW, encoded by the coding sequence ATGACAGTTAAAGTCGGCGTTGGCGTAATTATCGCGAACCCACAAGGGCAAATATTACTAGGGAAACGCTGCGGTAGCCATGCGCCCTTCTGGTCTATTCCGGGTGGGCACTTAGAAGAAGGCGAAACTTTCGAGCAGGCCGCCATTCGAGAAGTAGAAGAAGAGACAGGGCTGATTGTCGCTGAGCCTCGTCTGATCGGCGTGACTAATAACTTAGGCACCTGGATTGACGAAGGCGTTCATAATATATCAATGATTATGGTCGCCACCTATATGCGCGGCGAACCCCAGCTGCGCGAGCCTGAAAAGTGTGAACAGTGGCGTTGGTGTAACCCTCAGCGTATGCCTGAACCTTGCTTTGAAGCATGCCGTAACGGTGTTCAGCTTTGGTAG
- the glnP gene encoding glutamine ABC transporter permease GlnP, which produces MQFDWSAIWDAIPILLEGAKLTLWISVVGLLGGLVIGLVAGFARAYGGWLSNHIALVFIELIRGTPIVVQVMFIYFALPMMLQAFMPVRIDPLTAAVVTIMINSGAYIAEITRGAVLSIHNGFREAGLALGLSKRDTLRYVIMPLALRRMLPPLGNQWIVSIKDTSLFIVIGVAELTRQGQEIIAGNFRAMEIWSAVAVIYLIITLALSYVLRRLERRLKII; this is translated from the coding sequence ATGCAGTTTGATTGGAGCGCCATTTGGGACGCTATTCCTATCCTGCTCGAAGGGGCCAAGCTGACGCTGTGGATTTCAGTGGTCGGTTTGCTTGGTGGCTTAGTTATCGGCTTAGTGGCAGGTTTCGCCCGCGCCTATGGCGGCTGGTTAAGCAACCACATTGCGCTGGTCTTCATTGAGCTCATTCGCGGCACCCCTATCGTGGTGCAGGTAATGTTCATCTACTTCGCACTGCCGATGATGCTGCAGGCTTTCATGCCGGTTCGCATTGATCCGCTCACCGCCGCAGTGGTCACCATTATGATCAACTCCGGCGCGTACATTGCTGAAATCACACGTGGCGCAGTGCTCTCTATTCACAATGGTTTTCGTGAAGCCGGTTTGGCCCTTGGCCTCTCTAAACGCGATACCCTGCGTTATGTCATCATGCCGTTGGCATTACGCCGCATGCTGCCACCGCTGGGCAACCAGTGGATCGTCAGCATCAAAGATACGTCTCTGTTTATCGTCATCGGCGTTGCCGAACTGACCCGTCAGGGACAAGAAATTATTGCCGGTAACTTCCGCGCAATGGAGATTTGGAGCGCAGTCGCGGTGATTTATTTGATCATCACATTGGCACTGAGCTACGTATTACGTCGTCTGGAAAGAAGATTGAAAATAATATGA
- the yieE gene encoding DNA-binding transcriptional regulator YeiE, with protein MHITLRQLEVFTEVLKCGSTTQASSALSLSQSAVSAALSDLETQLSVRLFDRVGKRLVVNEHGRLLYPKAMALLEQAGEIEALFQSEAGALRIAASSTIGNYILPKMIAGYRRDFPAVPLELNVGNSRDVINAVADFRVDLGLIEGPCHMPDLLTQTWQQDELVVFAAPDHPLLQAPVTLDALARAPWILREAGSGTREVVEHILLSHLSHFDLVMELGNSEAIKHAVRYGIGISCLSRRVIEEQLQTGVLVEVPVPLPRLNRALYLIHHRQKHMSKALERFLSYCS; from the coding sequence ATGCACATTACCTTGCGCCAGCTGGAAGTTTTTACCGAAGTACTTAAGTGTGGTTCGACAACCCAAGCGTCGAGCGCGCTTTCTCTTTCTCAATCCGCGGTGAGCGCTGCGCTATCTGATTTGGAAACCCAGCTCTCGGTGCGTCTGTTTGACCGAGTGGGAAAGCGTTTGGTGGTCAATGAGCACGGTCGTTTGTTGTATCCTAAAGCCATGGCTTTGTTGGAACAGGCCGGCGAAATTGAAGCATTGTTTCAGAGTGAAGCTGGTGCGTTGCGCATAGCGGCGAGCAGTACGATTGGTAACTATATTCTGCCGAAAATGATTGCAGGCTATCGCCGAGATTTTCCTGCGGTACCGCTTGAGCTGAATGTGGGGAATAGCCGAGATGTGATTAACGCGGTTGCCGATTTTCGCGTTGATTTAGGGCTGATAGAGGGGCCATGCCATATGCCTGATTTATTGACCCAGACATGGCAACAAGACGAATTGGTGGTGTTCGCCGCGCCTGACCACCCGCTGTTGCAAGCGCCTGTTACGCTAGATGCGCTCGCGCGGGCACCGTGGATCTTACGTGAGGCGGGATCGGGCACGCGTGAGGTGGTCGAACATATTTTGCTGTCGCATCTTTCACACTTTGATTTAGTCATGGAGCTGGGGAATTCTGAGGCCATTAAGCATGCGGTACGCTATGGCATCGGCATTAGCTGCTTGTCGCGCCGAGTTATTGAAGAGCAGTTGCAAACCGGGGTACTGGTGGAAGTTCCGGTGCCGTTGCCGCGACTAAACCGCGCACTTTACCTTATCCATCATCGTCAAAAGCATATGTCCAAGGCGCTCGAACGTTTCTTAAGCTATTGCAGCTAG
- a CDS encoding YeiH family protein, which yields MHANSAFEQKNSPHYFHALGNLLPGLILAGAITAVAMWAGNIAWVENLGFGALTLAIIFGIILGNTVYPSIEAPCAVGVHISKQKLLRLGIILYGFRLTFQQIADVGMTGIVTDAITLTSTFLLAMWVGRKVFGMDSQTVMLIGAGSSICGAAAVMATEPVVKADASKVAVAVSTVVIFGTIAIFFYPWLYRLNEHYQWLQTTQEGFGIYIGSTIHEVAQVVAAGRAISDEAGNAAVITKMIRVMMLAPFLVILSSFIARSVPSNKRSATKQKSAITIPWFAVLFIVVAGFNSFDLLPAALVHQLITLDTILLAMAMAALGLTTHISAIRQAGIKPILLASILFVWLVVGGALINHFVGMWI from the coding sequence ATGCACGCAAACAGTGCTTTCGAACAAAAAAATTCTCCTCATTATTTCCACGCGCTTGGAAATTTGCTTCCCGGACTCATTCTTGCGGGGGCCATCACTGCGGTTGCCATGTGGGCTGGCAATATCGCTTGGGTTGAAAATCTCGGTTTCGGTGCTCTAACGCTGGCCATCATCTTCGGGATTATTCTAGGTAATACGGTCTACCCCAGCATCGAAGCCCCTTGCGCCGTCGGGGTGCATATTTCCAAGCAAAAACTCCTACGATTGGGGATTATTCTGTATGGTTTTCGCCTGACGTTTCAGCAAATTGCCGACGTCGGTATGACTGGGATCGTGACCGATGCCATCACGCTGACATCCACGTTCTTGCTGGCTATGTGGGTCGGACGTAAAGTTTTTGGTATGGATAGCCAGACCGTTATGCTGATCGGCGCCGGCAGCAGCATTTGTGGCGCAGCGGCCGTCATGGCAACAGAACCCGTAGTGAAAGCCGATGCCAGTAAAGTCGCCGTTGCGGTATCTACCGTGGTTATTTTCGGTACTATCGCGATCTTTTTCTATCCGTGGCTGTACCGGCTCAATGAGCATTATCAGTGGCTGCAAACGACGCAGGAAGGCTTCGGTATTTACATCGGTTCAACGATTCATGAAGTTGCACAGGTGGTTGCCGCTGGGCGAGCCATCAGCGATGAGGCGGGTAATGCGGCCGTCATCACGAAGATGATCCGCGTGATGATGCTGGCTCCGTTCCTCGTCATTTTATCCAGCTTTATTGCACGCAGTGTGCCAAGCAACAAACGGAGTGCGACTAAGCAAAAATCAGCGATCACCATTCCATGGTTTGCGGTGCTCTTTATCGTCGTCGCCGGTTTTAACTCCTTCGATCTGCTGCCTGCGGCGCTGGTGCATCAACTTATTACCTTGGACACCATTTTGCTGGCCATGGCGATGGCTGCGTTAGGCCTAACCACCCATATCAGCGCAATCCGTCAGGCAGGGATCAAACCTATTTTGCTGGCAAGTATTTTGTTTGTTTGGTTGGTGGTGGGTGGTGCGCTGATTAATCATTTTGTGGGAATGTGGATTTAA
- a CDS encoding putative holin has protein sequence MLELTASTGVAAVTGVTLVGLLSGLDTGVVIGAFAGAVVFVLSATEFRVWKRVAFFVVAFVLGVLTAGFSTAMLSTVIPASVMVEKPIGALVSSATIVWILIAVISKAKNSTLKLKGDGK, from the coding sequence ATGTTAGAGCTAACTGCTAGCACGGGCGTAGCGGCTGTTACTGGTGTGACGTTAGTCGGTCTGCTTTCTGGGCTTGATACTGGCGTCGTTATCGGTGCATTTGCAGGCGCAGTGGTATTTGTTTTATCTGCTACAGAGTTTCGAGTTTGGAAACGTGTGGCGTTCTTTGTCGTCGCCTTTGTGCTCGGAGTTCTCACCGCGGGGTTCTCAACCGCTATGCTGAGCACGGTTATTCCTGCTTCAGTTATGGTAGAAAAACCGATTGGCGCACTCGTTTCCTCAGCAACTATTGTTTGGATACTGATCGCCGTTATCTCTAAAGCTAAGAATTCAACCCTCAAGCTCAAAGGTGATGGTAAATGA
- the nfo gene encoding deoxyribonuclease IV: protein MKFVGAHVSASGGVDQAVIRAHELNATAFALFTKNQRQWKAAPLGSDVIDKFKSACAQYNYQPAQILPHDSYLINLGHPVEEALEKSREAFIDELERCSELGLTLLNFHPGSHLMQIDEDKCLARIAESINIALDKTQGVTAVIENTAGQGSNLGFRFEHLAAIIDGVEDKSRIGVCIDTCHAFAAGYDLRTEEECSKTFAHFERIVGFNYLRGMHLNDAKSAFDSRVDRHHSLGEGNIGKTAFSWIMRDPRFDGIPLILETVNPDIWAEEIAWLKEQESAEQAA from the coding sequence ATGAAATTTGTTGGAGCCCATGTCAGTGCCTCCGGCGGCGTTGATCAGGCCGTCATTCGTGCACACGAATTAAATGCAACGGCGTTTGCGCTGTTCACCAAAAATCAGCGCCAGTGGAAAGCCGCCCCGCTTGGCAGCGACGTGATCGATAAATTTAAATCTGCGTGTGCTCAATATAACTATCAGCCTGCGCAAATTCTGCCGCACGACAGCTATCTTATTAACCTTGGGCATCCCGTTGAAGAAGCATTAGAGAAATCGCGTGAAGCATTTATCGACGAATTAGAGCGTTGCTCTGAGCTCGGGCTGACACTACTCAACTTCCATCCGGGCAGCCATCTGATGCAAATTGATGAAGATAAATGCCTCGCACGCATCGCTGAATCTATCAATATTGCCTTGGATAAAACGCAGGGCGTCACTGCGGTTATTGAAAATACCGCGGGTCAAGGCAGCAATCTCGGCTTTCGCTTCGAACATCTGGCCGCCATTATCGATGGTGTAGAAGACAAATCGCGTATCGGCGTTTGTATTGATACCTGCCACGCCTTTGCTGCCGGTTACGATTTACGTACCGAGGAAGAGTGCAGCAAAACTTTTGCTCACTTTGAGCGTATCGTTGGCTTTAACTACCTGCGCGGTATGCATCTTAACGATGCGAAGAGCGCCTTCGACAGCCGTGTCGACCGCCATCACAGCCTCGGTGAAGGTAACATTGGCAAAACGGCCTTTAGTTGGATCATGCGCGATCCGCGCTTTGACGGAATTCCATTGATTTTAGAAACCGTTAATCCTGATATCTGGGCCGAAGAAATTGCTTGGCTGAAAGAACAAGAATCTGCAGAACAGGCCGCATAA
- the fruB gene encoding fused PTS fructose transporter subunit IIA/HPr protein has translation MFHLSPQDIHLAATASNKEEAIQQIAAALTQAGYVSEGYVQGMLNREKQTSTYLGSGIAIPHGTTDTREMVLKTGVKVFQFPQGVEWSEGQRAYVVIGIAARSDEHLALLRQLTHVLSDDSVAQQMAQTTSAEELRSLLMGERSVAAFRFDATMVALDIAADSLMTLQAINAGRLQQAGAVNAEFVSDVITRAPLNLGQGIWLSDSALGNQASAAAAARPQTPFDVDGEQVGLLLTVAMADAQPEGMLGYLSSLLQNNQADRLLKAADAASLVALLTSDVAEEDSVVSAEFVLRNEHGLHARPGTLLVNTIKKFESQITVTNLDGSGVPANGRSLMKVVALGVKKGHRLRFTANGSDAAQALEAIGQAINDGLGEGA, from the coding sequence ATGTTTCACCTGTCCCCACAAGATATTCATCTTGCCGCTACGGCAAGTAATAAAGAAGAAGCAATTCAACAAATTGCAGCAGCACTGACTCAGGCTGGGTACGTAAGCGAAGGCTACGTACAGGGCATGCTCAATCGTGAGAAACAGACCTCGACCTATCTGGGAAGTGGCATTGCGATCCCGCACGGAACCACCGACACCCGCGAAATGGTGCTGAAAACGGGGGTGAAAGTTTTCCAGTTCCCGCAAGGCGTTGAGTGGAGCGAAGGGCAAAGAGCCTACGTTGTGATTGGTATCGCGGCTCGTTCTGATGAACATCTGGCCTTGCTGCGTCAGCTGACGCATGTGTTAAGCGATGACAGCGTGGCGCAACAGATGGCGCAAACCACTTCAGCAGAAGAGTTGCGTAGTTTGCTGATGGGCGAAAGAAGCGTTGCGGCTTTCCGCTTTGATGCAACCATGGTGGCCTTAGATATTGCTGCTGACAGTTTGATGACGTTGCAAGCCATCAACGCAGGCCGTTTACAGCAGGCAGGCGCCGTTAACGCCGAATTTGTCAGCGATGTGATTACCCGTGCGCCGTTAAATCTGGGACAGGGTATCTGGCTCAGCGATAGCGCACTCGGCAATCAGGCAAGCGCCGCTGCGGCTGCGCGCCCACAAACGCCTTTCGACGTGGACGGCGAGCAGGTTGGATTGTTGCTGACCGTGGCGATGGCCGATGCACAGCCTGAAGGCATGCTGGGTTATCTGAGTTCGCTGCTACAAAACAACCAAGCCGATCGTTTGCTGAAAGCGGCTGATGCCGCGTCGTTGGTGGCTCTGCTGACCAGTGACGTTGCGGAAGAAGATTCCGTCGTCAGCGCTGAATTCGTGTTGCGTAATGAGCATGGTCTGCATGCCCGTCCCGGCACGCTGCTGGTTAATACCATTAAGAAATTCGAAAGTCAGATCACTGTCACCAATCTGGACGGCTCTGGCGTTCCTGCAAATGGGCGCAGCCTGATGAAAGTTGTCGCGCTGGGCGTTAAAAAAGGTCATCGACTGCGTTTCACTGCCAACGGTAGCGACGCAGCGCAAGCATTAGAAGCAATTGGTCAGGCTATCAATGATGGTCTAGGCGAAGGGGCATAA